A region of Polyodon spathula isolate WHYD16114869_AA chromosome 4, ASM1765450v1, whole genome shotgun sequence DNA encodes the following proteins:
- the LOC121314913 gene encoding thyrotropin-releasing hormone receptor-like yields MENVSFYQDNQTVGNWTEPSIEYKVVSTLLVIIICGLGIVGNIMVVLVVLTTKHMRTPTNCYLVSLAVADLMVLIAAGLPNITESIYGSWVYGYAGCLCITYLQYLGINASSCSITAFTIERYIAICHPIKAQFLCTISRAKKIIVFVWTFTSCYCVMWFYLSDTKQNSYVNVTVVVCAYKVSRNLYLPIYFLDFSIFYVVPLMLATILYGLIARILFLNPIPSDPKEKTQKLRNDTSHGNKIFNSKTSSRCSSSTATSRRQVTKMLAVVVILFALLWMPYRTLVVVNSFLAQAYTDTWFILFCRICIYLNSAINPIIYNAMSQKFRAAFKKLCKCKQQQSENPNSYSMAVNYSVIKDTSNGGSPDHITTELDDTAVIEKFLPSKELSFEDT; encoded by the exons ATGGAGAATGTGAGTTTTTATCAAGATAACCAGACTGTAGGAAACTGGACGGAGCCAAGTATTGAATACAAGGTAGTGAGTACTCTACTGGTCATTATCATTTGTGGATTAGGTATTGTGGGTAACATTATGGTGGTCTTGGTAGTCCTTACGACCAAGCACATGAGGACTCCTACCAACTGCTACCTTGTGAGCCTTGCAGTAGCTGATCTGATGGTTCTTATTGCAGCAGGTCTACCCAACATCACAGAAAGTATCTATGGATCCTGGGTTTATGGTTATGCAGGATGCTTATGCATTACTTATCTCCAGTATTTGGGGATCAATGCTTCTTCTTGTTCAATAACTGCCTTTACCATTGAGAGGTACATAGCGATATGTCATCCCATTAAAGCTCAGTTCCTCTGCACAATTTCAAGAGCTAAGAAGATCATCGTATTTGTCTGGACTTTCACATCCTGTTATTGTGTCATGTGGTTTTATCTGTCAGACACCAAACAGAACAGTTATGTCAATGTGACAGTAGTTGTTTGTGCCTACAAAGTGTCTCGAAACCTTTATTTGCCCATTTATTTCCTGGatttttctatattttatgtGGTGCCCCTAATGCTAGCCACTATTCTATATGGGCTCATTGCAAGAATTCTGTTCTTAAACCCCATTCCCTCAGACCCCAAAGAGAAAACACAAAAGTTGAGAAATGACACCTCTCATGGAAACAAGATTTTTAACTCCAAGACATCGAGCCGGTGCTCCAGCAGCACAGCTACATCAAGGAGACAG GTCACCAAGATGCTGGCAGTGGTGGTAATTCTGTTTGCCCTCTTGTGGATGCCCTACCGCACGTTGGTAGTGGTCAACTCTTTCCTTGCCCAAGCATATACTGATACTTGGTTCATCCTATTCTGCAGAATCTGCATATACCTTAACAGTGCGATCAACCCAATTATTTACAACGCCATGTCTCAGAAATTTAGAGCAGCCTTCaagaagctctgcaaatgtaAGCAACAGCAGTCAGAAAACCCCAACAGCTACAGCATGGCTGTCAATTACAGTGTTATAAAAGACACATCCAATGGGGGAAGCCCTGATCACATTACCACAGAGTTAGATGATACTGCTGTCATTGAAAAGTTTCTTCCCAGCAAGGAGCTATCCTTTGAAGATACCTGA